A genomic window from Wolbachia pipientis includes:
- a CDS encoding molecular chaperone Hsc20, which produces MFEIEPTFNISFDELEKKYIELSRTDINEGQSKNIININKAYQVLKSPLERAKHLLNLFGVESPKDHPNSEILNESMEIREYLLDCDDLQFASRMVDEKIKDCVKNLINTFAVKNFDGAATQVLRLKYLYKSFEEVKKNATNSNF; this is translated from the coding sequence TTGTTTGAAATTGAACCAACTTTCAATATCAGCTTTGATGAGTTAGAGAAAAAATATATTGAGCTAAGCAGGACTGATATAAACGAAGGACAATCTAAAAATATAATTAATATTAACAAAGCTTATCAAGTGCTAAAGTCACCACTAGAACGTGCCAAGCATTTGTTGAATCTTTTTGGTGTGGAAAGCCCAAAGGATCATCCAAATTCTGAAATATTAAATGAATCAATGGAAATAAGAGAATATTTGCTGGACTGCGATGATCTACAATTTGCAAGTAGGATGGTTGATGAAAAAATAAAAGATTGCGTTAAAAACCTAATTAACACTTTTGCTGTAAAGAATTTTGATGGAGCTGCTACACAAGTCTTAAGATTGAAATATTTATATAAGTCATTTGAGGAGGTGAAAAAGAATGCAACTAATTCAAATTTCTGA
- a CDS encoding iron-sulfur cluster assembly accessory protein yields the protein MSKYQEVNAAKKDKKPITITANAVERIRHLLNRKQHANLEKLEEAIGIRVLIKQKGCSGLKYDIEYAYDIRPLESIIEESCSDDQKVKVLIDPKSVMFILGSEMDYVEEKFSSGFVFKNPNEKGKCGCGESFHV from the coding sequence ATGAGTAAATATCAAGAAGTAAATGCCGCAAAGAAAGATAAAAAACCTATCACTATCACTGCAAATGCAGTGGAAAGAATAAGGCATTTATTGAATCGAAAACAGCATGCTAACCTTGAGAAATTAGAAGAAGCAATAGGAATAAGAGTGCTAATTAAACAAAAGGGATGTTCCGGTTTAAAATATGATATTGAATATGCATATGATATTCGTCCTTTAGAGTCGATAATTGAAGAAAGTTGCAGTGATGACCAAAAAGTTAAAGTGTTGATCGATCCAAAATCCGTCATGTTTATTCTTGGCTCTGAAATGGATTATGTAGAAGAAAAATTTTCATCGGGTTTTGTTTTCAAAAATCCCAATGAAAAAGGAAAGTGTGGTTGTGGAGAGAGTTTTCATGTCTAG
- the hscA gene encoding Fe-S protein assembly chaperone HscA, producing MQLIQISEPNSSEVVFGIDLGTTNSLIAMVNKAGNVEIFKDEQGRELLPSALSYENNVLKIGYGVDQNAICSIKRLMGKSIKDLNKEGLNFEIDHESEKVIRVKCSEEKYLTPVEISAEILKALCERVKKSTGIKVKKAVITVPAYFDDSARNATKYAAKLAGIEVLRLVNEPTAAALSYSIEKNNNSGIYAVYDLGGGTFDISILKLHQGVFQVLAVGGDTKLGGDDFDHLLSSIVLDKYREKVGLNKESTTHLNVIPTHNAGTCNIRTAKEYLSENASGTFGFNINGKPFECEITREKFEQAISPLVNKTINIVTHTISDIDLKIDDIKGVILVGGATRTPLVQNSLVKLFGNKVLSDADPDKAVVIGAALQAHSVLLDVLSLSLGIETMGGIVEKIIPRNTPLPVSEIKEFTTYVDGQPAMKIHVCQGEREMIEDNKSLAQFELKGIPPLPAGSARVEIEFTVNVDGILTVTAREKATGIEQTVEVNSNFGLSEADVQNMVNQSINSFDEDMKARSLAEAKINGNKLIHLVENVSTDQKLKNLLQNAKNALQGNDLNEINNAIAELESSALELCELTDR from the coding sequence ATGCAACTAATTCAAATTTCTGAACCAAATTCAAGTGAAGTAGTTTTTGGTATAGATCTTGGTACTACCAATTCTTTAATTGCCATGGTAAATAAAGCTGGCAACGTGGAGATATTTAAAGATGAGCAAGGAAGAGAGCTACTGCCTTCTGCTCTTTCGTATGAAAATAACGTGTTGAAAATCGGCTATGGTGTTGACCAAAACGCCATCTGCTCTATAAAACGTTTAATGGGTAAAAGCATTAAAGATTTGAACAAAGAAGGCCTCAATTTTGAAATAGATCATGAAAGCGAAAAAGTTATTAGAGTAAAATGCTCAGAGGAGAAGTATCTTACTCCTGTTGAGATTTCTGCTGAGATATTAAAAGCTTTATGCGAGAGGGTAAAAAAATCCACAGGGATAAAAGTGAAAAAAGCAGTAATTACTGTACCAGCTTACTTTGACGATTCAGCACGAAATGCAACTAAATATGCAGCAAAATTAGCTGGCATAGAAGTTCTTCGCCTCGTTAACGAGCCAACCGCTGCAGCGCTTTCTTACTCCATTGAAAAGAACAATAACAGTGGAATATATGCAGTTTATGACCTTGGTGGAGGAACATTTGATATTTCAATATTGAAATTACATCAAGGAGTGTTTCAAGTCCTTGCGGTTGGTGGTGATACCAAACTCGGCGGTGATGATTTTGATCATCTACTAAGTTCAATTGTACTTGATAAGTATAGAGAAAAAGTAGGTTTAAACAAGGAGTCGACAACACACCTTAATGTCATTCCAACACATAACGCTGGAACCTGCAATATCCGTACCGCGAAAGAATACTTAAGTGAAAATGCATCAGGCACTTTTGGCTTTAACATTAACGGCAAGCCATTTGAATGTGAAATAACTAGAGAGAAGTTCGAACAGGCAATAAGTCCTTTAGTTAATAAGACTATCAATATAGTCACTCATACTATAAGCGACATAGATCTTAAAATTGATGATATAAAAGGAGTAATTTTAGTTGGTGGTGCAACTAGAACACCATTGGTTCAAAATTCACTAGTCAAGCTCTTTGGAAATAAAGTACTAAGTGACGCAGATCCAGATAAAGCAGTGGTCATTGGAGCAGCTTTGCAGGCTCATTCTGTTCTCCTTGATGTTCTATCCTTATCACTTGGTATAGAAACTATGGGAGGCATAGTTGAAAAAATCATACCAAGAAATACGCCACTACCAGTTTCAGAGATAAAAGAGTTTACAACTTATGTTGATGGGCAACCAGCAATGAAAATTCACGTTTGTCAGGGAGAACGTGAAATGATAGAGGATAACAAATCTCTAGCGCAGTTTGAACTAAAAGGTATACCACCACTACCTGCAGGTTCTGCAAGAGTTGAAATAGAATTTACAGTTAATGTTGACGGAATCTTGACTGTTACTGCAAGAGAAAAAGCTACTGGAATTGAGCAGACAGTTGAAGTAAATTCAAATTTTGGCTTGAGTGAAGCTGATGTTCAAAATATGGTTAACCAGTCAATAAACAGCTTTGATGAAGATATGAAGGCTCGTTCCCTTGCAGAGGCTAAAATTAACGGTAACAAGCTCATACATCTAGTTGAAAATGTTTCCACTGATCAAAAGTTAAAAAACCTATTACAAAACGCAAAAAACGCTTTACAAGGCAATGACTTGAATGAAATTAACAACGCTATCGCTGAGTTAGAAAGTTCTGCTTTAGAATTATGTGAATTAACAGATAGGTAG
- the lepB gene encoding signal peptidase I, whose protein sequence is MEELSKNWVIRTGRFLSSLFFLLLIALSIRSFLFEPFHIPSGSMKSTLLEGDYIFTSKYSYGYSKHSFPFSPNIFSGRISYTPPKRGDIVVFKPTRNDSIRFVKRVIGTPGDKVQMIEGELYLNDQKVERRQIESFVDYESNRNIPRYIETLLSGKEHEILIDNVSNKLSYNTPVYYVPNDQFFVMGDNRNNSLDSRFPEVGFVPMENIIGRVSIVGLSFKLGKVDWLPFNFRLPVALRFDRILHKVV, encoded by the coding sequence TTGGAAGAACTAAGCAAAAACTGGGTGATAAGAACGGGAAGATTTTTATCTTCGTTGTTTTTTTTACTGTTGATTGCGCTATCAATACGTAGTTTTTTATTCGAGCCATTTCATATACCTTCTGGTTCAATGAAAAGCACCCTACTTGAAGGGGATTACATTTTTACTAGTAAATATTCATACGGTTACAGTAAACACTCATTTCCATTTTCTCCAAACATTTTTAGCGGCAGGATTTCTTATACCCCTCCAAAGCGTGGCGACATAGTAGTTTTCAAACCCACAAGAAATGACAGCATCAGGTTTGTTAAGCGAGTAATAGGAACACCAGGTGACAAAGTGCAAATGATAGAGGGAGAATTATACCTAAATGATCAGAAAGTAGAGCGAAGGCAAATTGAAAGTTTTGTTGATTATGAGTCAAATCGTAACATACCAAGATATATAGAAACGCTTTTAAGTGGCAAGGAACATGAGATTTTGATAGATAACGTCTCTAATAAGCTATCATATAATACTCCAGTTTATTATGTGCCTAACGATCAATTTTTTGTTATGGGAGACAATAGAAATAATTCTTTGGATAGCAGGTTTCCTGAAGTTGGTTTTGTACCAATGGAAAATATCATTGGGCGTGTAAGTATAGTTGGTTTATCGTTTAAATTGGGGAAGGTCGATTGGTTACCATTTAATTTCAGGTTACCTGTTGCTCTGAGATTTGACAGGATATTGCATAAAGTTGTGTAA
- the iscU gene encoding Fe-S cluster assembly scaffold IscU, with protein MSYNEKILDHYENPRNVGSLDKNDPNVGTGLVGAPSCGDVMKLQIKVNDKGVIEDAKFKTFGCGSAIASSSLLTEMIKGKTIEDVTKIKNTQIVEELSLPPVKIHCSVLAEDAIKAAIHDYQSKQK; from the coding sequence ATGAGTTATAATGAGAAAATTTTAGATCATTACGAAAATCCAAGGAATGTTGGCTCTCTGGATAAAAATGATCCAAATGTTGGTACTGGTTTAGTTGGTGCACCATCGTGCGGTGATGTAATGAAATTGCAGATAAAGGTCAATGACAAAGGTGTTATTGAAGATGCAAAATTTAAAACTTTTGGTTGTGGTTCTGCCATCGCTTCGAGCTCTTTGCTCACAGAGATGATCAAAGGAAAAACTATTGAGGATGTAACAAAGATAAAAAACACGCAAATAGTGGAAGAGTTATCTTTACCTCCAGTGAAGATACACTGCTCGGTGCTTGCCGAAGATGCTATAAAAGCTGCTATTCACGATTACCAAAGTAAACAAAAATAG